The Beijerinckiaceae bacterium RH AL1 genome has a segment encoding these proteins:
- the yjjK gene encoding fused putative transporter subunits of ABC superfamily: ATP-binding components (ID:RHAL1_03507;~source:Prodigal:2.6) has translation MARQFIYHMQGLTKVYPNGKKVLDNVHLAFYPDAKIGVLGINGSGKSTLLKIMAGMDHEFQGEGFVAEGARVGYLPQEPPLVEGLNVRENVMLGVKAKQDILDRYNELAMNYSDETADEMTRLQDEIEAQNLWDLDSQVEQAMDALGCPPDDWSVDKLSGGEKRRVALCKLLLEKPDLLLLDEPTNHLDAETVNWLEGHLRDYPGAILIVTHDRYFLDNVTGWILELDRGRGIPHEGNYTSYLKQKAKRLAQEKSEDASRQKQIEQEAEWMGQSPKARQAKSKARIQRYQDLVEKQADRIPTATQIVIPVAERLGNNVVEFTNLSKSFGDKQLIENLTFKLPPGGIVGVIGPNGAGKTTLFRMITGQEKPDSGTIEVGESVKLGYVDQSRDKLDGAKNVWEEISDGQDVIYLGKREINSRAYTGAFNFKGPDQQKKVGQLSGGERNRVHLAKMLKTGANLLLLDEPTNDLDVETLRALEDALTDYAGCAVIISHDRFFLDRIATHMLAFEGDAHVEWFEGNFADYEEDKKRRLGVDELIPHRMKHKKFAR, from the coding sequence ATGGCGCGGCAGTTCATCTATCACATGCAGGGCCTGACCAAGGTCTACCCGAACGGCAAGAAGGTGCTCGATAACGTGCACCTCGCCTTCTACCCCGACGCCAAGATCGGCGTGCTCGGCATCAACGGCTCGGGCAAGTCCACCCTGCTGAAGATCATGGCCGGCATGGACCACGAGTTCCAGGGCGAGGGCTTCGTCGCCGAGGGCGCCCGTGTGGGCTACCTGCCGCAGGAGCCGCCGCTGGTCGAGGGCTTGAACGTGCGAGAGAACGTCATGCTCGGCGTCAAGGCCAAGCAGGACATCCTCGATCGCTACAACGAGCTCGCCATGAACTACTCGGACGAGACGGCGGACGAGATGACCCGCCTGCAGGACGAGATCGAGGCGCAGAACCTGTGGGACCTCGACAGCCAGGTCGAGCAGGCGATGGACGCGCTCGGCTGCCCGCCCGACGACTGGTCGGTCGACAAGCTCTCCGGCGGCGAGAAGCGCCGCGTTGCCCTCTGCAAGCTGCTGCTCGAGAAGCCCGACCTGCTGCTGCTCGACGAGCCGACCAACCATCTCGACGCCGAGACGGTGAACTGGCTCGAGGGTCACCTGCGCGACTACCCCGGCGCGATCCTGATCGTCACCCACGACCGCTACTTCCTCGACAACGTGACGGGCTGGATCCTCGAGCTCGACCGCGGCCGCGGCATCCCCCACGAGGGCAACTACACCTCCTACTTGAAGCAGAAGGCCAAGCGCCTCGCGCAGGAGAAGAGCGAGGACGCCTCGCGCCAGAAGCAGATCGAGCAGGAAGCCGAGTGGATGGGGCAGAGCCCCAAGGCGCGCCAGGCGAAGTCGAAGGCGCGCATCCAGCGCTACCAGGACCTCGTCGAGAAGCAGGCCGACCGCATCCCGACCGCGACCCAGATCGTCATCCCCGTCGCCGAGCGGCTCGGCAACAACGTCGTCGAGTTCACCAACCTCTCGAAGAGCTTCGGCGACAAGCAGCTGATCGAGAACCTCACCTTCAAGCTGCCGCCGGGCGGCATCGTCGGGGTCATCGGCCCGAACGGCGCCGGCAAGACCACGCTGTTTCGCATGATCACCGGCCAGGAGAAGCCCGACAGCGGCACGATCGAGGTCGGCGAGTCGGTCAAGCTCGGCTACGTCGACCAGAGCCGCGACAAGCTCGACGGCGCGAAGAACGTGTGGGAGGAGATCTCCGACGGCCAGGACGTGATCTACCTGGGCAAGCGCGAGATCAACTCGCGCGCCTACACCGGCGCCTTCAACTTCAAGGGCCCCGACCAGCAGAAGAAGGTCGGCCAGCTCTCGGGCGGCGAGCGCAACCGCGTGCACCTCGCCAAGATGCTGAAGACCGGCGCCAACCTGCTGCTGCTCGACGAGCCGACCAACGACCTCGACGTCGAGACGCTGCGCGCGCTTGAGGACGCGCTCACCGATTACGCCGGCTGCGCCGTCATCATCAGCCACGATCGCTTCTTCCTCGACCGCATCGCCACCCACATGCTCGCCTTCGAGGGCGACGCGCATGTCGAGTGGTTCGAAGGCAACTTCGCCGACTACGAGGAGGACAAGAAGCGCCGCCTCGGCGTCGACGAGCTGATCCCGCACCGGATGAAGCACAAGAAGTTCGCGCGGTAG
- a CDS encoding hypothetical protein (ID:RHAL1_03512;~conserved exported protein of unknown function;~source:Prodigal:2.6): MRRARRSRTILALAAAGLAAAVVYAPAAAAPDKALAPIPAATLALMAAKGTNAAAPLVLRSYKKEAEIEVWKRNAQGRFVYIKTFPICRWSGQLGPKMYPGDRQTPEGVYDIPKTQMNPNSHYYLSFDTGFPNAYDRAHGYEGSAVMVHGTCSSMGCFAMTDAVVGELYAIARDALAGGQPAFQLQAYPFHMSAKNMALYRADPAIDFWRQLKEGSDRFESTGEILRWSVVAGRYAFAPSPDPAKEAAAKAFHAAEQAKIAQLVADGAAAVRTTYADGGQNAIFAAMLRKGASLGTVSRPEALAYAAIDVTLVPARHRRRPPRLEVAVADWRPEHAPAPPPPAAASWRRRRRSRWGPAR; this comes from the coding sequence ATGAGGCGGGCGCGACGAAGTCGTACGATCTTGGCACTCGCGGCGGCCGGCCTGGCCGCCGCGGTTGTGTATGCGCCGGCCGCCGCCGCGCCGGACAAGGCGCTGGCGCCGATCCCCGCCGCGACGCTGGCGCTGATGGCCGCCAAGGGCACCAACGCCGCCGCGCCCCTCGTCTTGCGCAGCTACAAGAAGGAAGCCGAGATCGAGGTGTGGAAGCGCAACGCGCAGGGCCGCTTCGTCTACATCAAGACGTTCCCGATCTGCCGCTGGTCGGGCCAGCTCGGCCCGAAGATGTACCCGGGCGACCGGCAGACGCCGGAGGGGGTCTACGACATCCCGAAGACCCAGATGAACCCGAACTCGCACTACTACCTGTCCTTCGACACCGGCTTCCCCAACGCCTACGACAGGGCGCACGGCTACGAGGGCTCGGCCGTCATGGTGCACGGCACCTGCTCGTCGATGGGCTGCTTTGCGATGACCGACGCCGTTGTCGGCGAGCTCTACGCCATCGCCCGCGACGCGCTGGCCGGCGGCCAGCCGGCCTTCCAGCTGCAGGCCTACCCCTTCCACATGAGCGCGAAGAACATGGCGCTCTACCGCGCCGATCCCGCCATCGATTTCTGGCGCCAGCTCAAGGAGGGCTCGGACCGCTTCGAGTCGACCGGCGAGATCCTGCGCTGGAGCGTGGTGGCCGGCCGCTATGCCTTCGCGCCCTCGCCCGATCCGGCGAAGGAAGCGGCGGCCAAGGCCTTCCACGCCGCCGAGCAGGCGAAGATCGCGCAGCTCGTCGCCGACGGCGCGGCGGCGGTGCGCACGACCTATGCCGACGGCGGCCAGAACGCGATCTTCGCCGCGATGCTGCGCAAGGGCGCGAGCCTCGGCACGGTCTCGCGGCCCGAGGCGCTGGCCTATGCGGCGATCGACGTGACGCTGGTGCCGGCGCGCCACCGCCGCAGGCCGCCGCGCCTCGAGGTCGCCGTCGCCGACTGGCGGCCGGAGCATGCGCCCGCGCCGCCGCCGCCCGCTGCTGCGTCGTGGCGCAGACGCCGCCGCTCGCGCTGGGGCCCGGCGCGGTGA
- a CDS encoding KR domain-containing protein (ID:RHAL1_03503;~source:Prodigal:2.6): MAEANTPVWLITGCSTGFGRELAKAVLARGWRAVVTARDKAKVEDLAAGAKGEALPLALDVTEPSQIKDVVAAAKRAFGRIDVLVNNAGYGYQASAEEGDDREIRAMFDANVFGLFQMTQAVLPLMRQQRDGRILNISSVAGRMGFASSGFYAASKHAVEGWADALGKEVEPLGIKVINIEPGPFRTDWAGRSLKQTPTRIKDYEATVGARLTATSDYSGTQKGDPAKAAQLMIELAGMDKPPRQIVLGQWGVEAVTEDLRARLAELEAWAARGAATDFDEG; the protein is encoded by the coding sequence ATGGCCGAAGCGAACACACCCGTCTGGCTCATCACCGGCTGCTCCACCGGCTTCGGCCGCGAGCTGGCCAAGGCCGTGCTGGCGCGCGGCTGGCGCGCCGTCGTCACCGCGCGCGACAAGGCGAAGGTCGAGGACCTCGCCGCCGGCGCCAAGGGCGAGGCGCTGCCGCTGGCGCTCGACGTCACCGAGCCCTCGCAGATCAAGGACGTCGTGGCCGCCGCCAAGCGCGCGTTCGGCCGCATCGACGTGCTCGTCAACAACGCCGGCTACGGCTACCAGGCCTCGGCGGAGGAAGGCGACGACCGCGAGATCCGCGCGATGTTTGACGCCAACGTCTTCGGCCTGTTCCAGATGACGCAGGCCGTGCTGCCGCTCATGCGACAGCAGCGCGACGGGCGCATCCTCAACATCAGCTCCGTCGCCGGCCGCATGGGCTTCGCCTCCTCGGGGTTCTATGCCGCCTCGAAGCACGCGGTGGAGGGCTGGGCCGATGCGCTCGGCAAGGAGGTCGAGCCGCTCGGCATCAAGGTCATCAACATCGAGCCGGGTCCCTTCCGCACGGATTGGGCGGGACGCTCGCTGAAGCAGACGCCGACGCGGATCAAGGACTACGAAGCGACCGTCGGCGCGCGGCTGACGGCGACGTCGGACTACTCCGGCACGCAGAAGGGCGACCCGGCGAAGGCCGCCCAGCTGATGATCGAGCTCGCCGGGATGGACAAGCCGCCGCGCCAGATCGTGCTCGGACAATGGGGCGTCGAGGCGGTGACCGAGGACCTGCGCGCCCGCTTAGCCGAGCTCGAGGCCTGGGCGGCGCGCGGCGCGGCCACCGACTTCGACGAGGGCTGA
- a CDS encoding hypothetical protein (ID:RHAL1_03514;~conserved exported protein of unknown function;~source:Prodigal:2.6): MSDADKAFVAKVSQGGMYEVALGKLAEDKGSVQDIKDQGNTEAHDHDLVGAKLKGIVTGAGLPFPDKLNDEFQARLDKMKALSGAAFDKAYVADMIKIHDADGAAFAKEAKGGTNPDLKAFAAETHAIVERHLGELHARGADAR; the protein is encoded by the coding sequence ATGTCGGACGCCGACAAGGCGTTCGTCGCGAAAGTCTCGCAGGGCGGCATGTACGAGGTGGCCCTGGGCAAGCTCGCCGAGGACAAGGGCAGCGTCCAGGACATCAAGGACCAGGGCAACACCGAGGCGCACGACCACGACCTCGTCGGCGCCAAGCTGAAGGGCATCGTCACCGGCGCCGGGCTGCCGTTCCCCGACAAGCTCAACGACGAGTTCCAGGCCCGGCTCGACAAGATGAAGGCGCTGTCGGGAGCGGCCTTCGACAAGGCCTATGTCGCCGACATGATCAAGATCCACGACGCCGACGGCGCCGCCTTCGCCAAGGAAGCCAAGGGCGGCACCAACCCCGACCTGAAGGCCTTCGCCGCCGAGACGCACGCGATCGTCGAGCGCCACCTCGGCGAGCTGCACGCCCGCGGCGCCGACGCGCGCTAG
- the vapC_3 gene encoding Ribonuclease VapC (ID:RHAL1_03505;~source:Prodigal:2.6), protein MRCLDTNVAIAVLNDSATKVTARFDALVALGDLALPAIVLFELEYGLAKSVRRSATERRLRDFLALPIIQLPFAEADAKHAADIRADLQRKGTPIGPFDTLIAAQARCRSATLVTANTREFSRVADLELEDWTS, encoded by the coding sequence ATGCGCTGCCTTGATACAAACGTCGCCATCGCGGTCCTGAACGACAGCGCGACCAAGGTCACCGCGCGCTTCGACGCGCTGGTTGCGCTCGGCGACCTTGCCCTGCCGGCGATCGTTCTGTTCGAGCTCGAGTACGGCCTGGCGAAGAGCGTTCGGCGGTCGGCCACAGAGCGTCGTCTGAGAGATTTCCTCGCTCTGCCGATCATCCAGCTGCCATTCGCCGAAGCTGATGCCAAGCACGCCGCCGACATCCGCGCCGACCTCCAGCGGAAGGGCACGCCGATCGGACCCTTCGACACGCTGATCGCCGCGCAGGCTCGTTGTCGCAGCGCCACTCTGGTGACGGCGAACACGCGCGAGTTCTCGCGGGTGGCCGATCTCGAGCTGGAAGATTGGACAAGCTAA
- a CDS encoding hypothetical protein (ID:RHAL1_03509;~conserved exported protein of unknown function;~source:Prodigal:2.6), protein MAARCAVLCLLALLSGASPVAAQSNDPSPPHSLGACGGPMTGADGQTYACAPDRKPACNETGARCVCLEQRACGGTRDEPY, encoded by the coding sequence ATGGCCGCCCGCTGTGCCGTCCTCTGCCTCCTCGCTCTGCTGTCGGGCGCCTCACCTGTCGCCGCCCAATCCAACGACCCCTCGCCGCCGCACTCGCTCGGCGCCTGCGGCGGCCCGATGACCGGCGCCGACGGCCAGACCTATGCCTGCGCGCCCGACCGCAAGCCCGCCTGCAACGAGACCGGCGCCCGCTGCGTCTGCCTGGAGCAGCGCGCCTGCGGCGGCACCCGCGACGAGCCGTATTAA
- a CDS encoding hypothetical protein (ID:RHAL1_03504;~conserved exported protein of unknown function;~source:Prodigal:2.6): MRSLAKPAAFVLALWTGAALADDARHGNVPFVDPPILPVAGPQGSVVLDAFTDWVEVPGLGRVEGASSYDLEMAGAAPVPQRRSLMPRILDIAPGTTVEVRLRNHLTTLEAADLADPGKAMPDATNIHTHGLIVSPTGIGFGSGHEAPHLGDCVYPLAASTAHGPMPAGMDHKPAGGRLRDACAETAHLPAEMGDLTFAGDLLYSYAVAKDHPSGLFWIHPHPHTQSEVQLSNGLSGLLAIGSIWDYLAFDCRVTASPYDPTGACATQEAQRRERELEHRVEHDPDGLAVRYLALKDIQVRERADSTKAKPHFDLIAFPHRPAMKPAPGADDPFGTANDARKALCGTLALGSDGDIAFPAGTPRARGVCWAPVDPKAPAPRSGWVFPVSGQVYPEIEVKADMELWRLANTSADVTYRLQLVSDSGAALSMQPVALDGVALAAPVAAPHDSAHASSKGLSTSGRGVTEITLMPSARTEVLVRRCAKDDRPATDPRSGCLPPQGAIHATLRTRGVLTGATDQDGDFWPAIDLARVEWGAPRNDAQEVRHPRVIAAAGPAAAALAPAAKATSAPAVATPPAPAPGGADPCAGKHYGHGPGSFSIDGTQVRLIRLNNKSFGDDEVFGIHDELLDLRSHALDKGHAVRVAQLVTEGAAQPQDDSGKAPDIADIELGDACQDAAVAPFGDTDAAAMAAAEAAFKAYYRPFAMDVDNVTTTHGVTEYWLVINDAPECHNFHIHQMKFATLDADFMGPDTPSVDQCAGDRKAERPVNQRALQDNIPLPPKTRVLLKIDFDGPKLGRFVFHCHILEHEDKGMMATIRVAAPAEPAEAAPN; encoded by the coding sequence ATGCGAAGCTTGGCGAAGCCCGCGGCCTTTGTCCTGGCCCTGTGGACCGGTGCCGCGCTGGCCGACGACGCGCGGCACGGCAACGTCCCGTTCGTCGACCCGCCGATCCTGCCTGTCGCCGGGCCGCAGGGGTCTGTCGTGCTCGACGCTTTCACCGACTGGGTCGAGGTCCCCGGCCTCGGGCGGGTCGAGGGCGCCTCGTCCTACGATCTCGAGATGGCCGGCGCGGCGCCCGTGCCGCAGCGTCGCAGCCTGATGCCGCGCATCCTCGACATCGCGCCCGGCACGACGGTCGAGGTGCGCCTGCGCAACCATCTCACGACGCTCGAGGCGGCCGACCTCGCCGACCCCGGCAAGGCGATGCCCGACGCGACGAACATCCACACCCACGGGCTGATCGTGTCGCCGACCGGGATCGGGTTCGGCTCGGGCCATGAGGCGCCGCACCTCGGCGACTGCGTCTACCCGCTGGCGGCCAGCACGGCGCACGGGCCGATGCCGGCGGGGATGGACCACAAGCCGGCGGGCGGTCGACTTCGCGATGCTTGCGCTGAGACCGCGCACCTGCCTGCCGAGATGGGCGACCTGACGTTTGCCGGCGACCTGCTCTATTCCTACGCCGTCGCCAAGGATCATCCGAGCGGGCTCTTCTGGATCCATCCGCATCCGCACACCCAGTCGGAAGTGCAGCTCTCCAACGGTCTCTCCGGCCTGCTCGCGATCGGTTCGATCTGGGACTATCTCGCCTTCGACTGCCGGGTGACGGCGTCGCCCTACGATCCCACGGGCGCGTGCGCCACGCAGGAAGCGCAGCGGCGCGAGCGCGAGCTGGAGCATCGCGTCGAACACGATCCCGACGGGCTCGCGGTGCGCTATCTCGCGCTGAAGGATATCCAGGTGCGCGAGCGCGCCGACTCGACGAAAGCCAAGCCGCACTTCGATCTCATCGCCTTCCCGCACCGGCCCGCGATGAAGCCGGCGCCGGGCGCCGACGACCCGTTCGGGACCGCCAACGACGCCCGCAAGGCGCTGTGCGGGACGTTGGCGCTCGGCAGCGACGGCGACATCGCCTTCCCGGCCGGCACCCCGCGCGCCCGCGGCGTCTGCTGGGCGCCTGTGGACCCCAAAGCGCCGGCGCCCCGGTCGGGATGGGTGTTTCCGGTCTCCGGCCAGGTCTATCCGGAGATCGAGGTGAAGGCCGACATGGAGCTGTGGCGCCTCGCCAACACGAGCGCCGACGTCACCTATCGCCTGCAGCTCGTGTCCGACAGCGGTGCGGCGCTCAGCATGCAGCCCGTGGCGCTCGACGGCGTGGCCCTGGCGGCGCCGGTCGCGGCGCCGCACGACAGCGCGCATGCGTCGTCGAAGGGTCTCTCGACCTCAGGCCGCGGCGTCACCGAGATCACGCTGATGCCGAGCGCGCGGACCGAGGTGCTGGTTCGCCGCTGCGCCAAGGACGACCGGCCGGCGACCGATCCGAGGTCCGGCTGCCTGCCGCCGCAGGGCGCCATCCACGCAACGCTGCGCACCCGCGGCGTCCTCACCGGCGCGACGGACCAGGACGGCGATTTCTGGCCGGCCATCGATCTCGCTCGCGTCGAATGGGGCGCGCCCCGGAACGACGCGCAGGAGGTCCGCCACCCGCGGGTCATCGCCGCCGCTGGCCCGGCCGCCGCGGCCCTCGCACCGGCGGCGAAGGCGACGAGCGCGCCCGCAGTCGCCACCCCGCCGGCTCCTGCGCCCGGCGGGGCTGATCCGTGTGCCGGCAAGCACTACGGACACGGGCCCGGCAGCTTCTCGATCGACGGGACGCAGGTGCGGCTGATCCGGCTCAACAACAAGTCGTTCGGGGACGACGAGGTGTTCGGCATCCACGACGAGCTTCTCGATCTGAGAAGCCATGCGCTCGACAAGGGGCACGCCGTCCGCGTCGCGCAGCTCGTTACGGAAGGGGCGGCGCAGCCGCAGGACGACAGCGGCAAGGCGCCGGACATCGCCGATATCGAGCTGGGCGATGCCTGCCAGGACGCGGCGGTGGCGCCGTTCGGCGACACCGACGCAGCCGCCATGGCCGCAGCCGAGGCGGCGTTCAAAGCGTACTACCGCCCGTTCGCGATGGACGTCGACAACGTGACGACGACGCATGGCGTCACGGAATACTGGCTCGTCATCAACGACGCGCCGGAATGCCACAACTTCCACATCCACCAGATGAAGTTCGCGACCCTCGACGCGGACTTCATGGGGCCGGACACGCCGTCGGTCGACCAGTGCGCCGGCGACCGCAAGGCGGAGCGGCCGGTCAACCAGCGCGCGCTGCAGGACAACATCCCGCTGCCGCCGAAGACGCGTGTGCTCCTCAAGATCGACTTCGACGGGCCGAAGCTCGGGCGCTTCGTCTTCCACTGCCATATCCTCGAGCACGAGGACAAAGGCATGATGGCGACGATCCGTGTTGCCGCCCCGGCCGAGCCGGCGGAGGCCGCCCCAAACTGA
- the oxdC gene encoding Oxalate decarboxylase OxdC (ID:RHAL1_03513;~source:Prodigal:2.6) — MPDTNDAPSTERPIAGTAMISPMSRRGLIGAGAAAFGLAATAAHAQSYADTKRGESTLTDPGPKNTALDALNKDSVTPPPTDHGGVPEFWHSFSLSHRRVQQGGWARQVNVTDFPLSKAIAGVNMRLDAGGVRELHWHDAAEWALVLTGSARITAIDYQGRPYVKDVKAGDLWYFPPGLPHSIQGLESDGTEFLLVFDDGKFSEEGTTLLTDWLIHTPREVVAKNFGTTPDKLHAFEQIPPEGRYIFPAPVPPPLAQDAAAVNGSTSNIEFAFAMMDQKPAKQDASGTIRIVDSSTFPISKTMAMAHVTVKPGAMRELHWHPNAAEWQYYIKGKGRMTLFANHSDARTIDFAAGDVGYIPVTLPHYIENTGSDDLVFLEMFKAPHYADVSLNNWLAAIPPELVAQHLGLDKDVLAAIPKANNGIVPAGA; from the coding sequence ATGCCAGACACGAACGATGCCCCGAGCACGGAGCGCCCGATCGCCGGGACGGCGATGATCTCGCCGATGTCGCGGCGCGGCCTCATCGGCGCCGGCGCCGCCGCGTTCGGCCTGGCGGCGACCGCGGCGCATGCGCAGTCCTACGCCGACACCAAGCGCGGCGAGAGCACGCTCACCGATCCCGGCCCGAAGAACACGGCCCTCGACGCCCTGAACAAGGACAGCGTCACGCCGCCGCCGACCGACCATGGCGGCGTGCCGGAATTCTGGCACTCGTTCTCGCTCTCGCATCGGCGCGTGCAGCAGGGCGGCTGGGCGCGGCAGGTCAACGTCACCGACTTCCCGCTGTCGAAGGCGATCGCCGGCGTCAACATGCGGCTCGATGCCGGCGGCGTGCGCGAGCTGCACTGGCACGATGCGGCGGAGTGGGCGCTCGTGCTCACCGGCAGCGCGCGCATCACCGCGATCGACTATCAGGGCCGCCCTTACGTGAAGGACGTCAAGGCCGGCGACCTCTGGTACTTCCCGCCCGGCCTGCCGCACTCGATCCAAGGTTTGGAGTCTGACGGCACCGAGTTCCTGCTCGTGTTCGACGACGGCAAGTTTTCTGAGGAAGGCACCACGCTCCTCACCGACTGGCTGATCCACACGCCGCGCGAGGTCGTGGCGAAGAACTTCGGCACCACGCCCGACAAGCTCCACGCCTTCGAGCAGATCCCGCCGGAAGGGCGCTACATCTTCCCGGCGCCGGTGCCGCCGCCGCTCGCGCAGGACGCGGCCGCCGTGAATGGTTCGACATCAAACATCGAGTTCGCCTTCGCGATGATGGACCAGAAGCCGGCCAAGCAGGATGCGTCAGGCACGATCCGCATCGTCGACTCCTCGACCTTCCCGATCTCGAAGACGATGGCGATGGCCCACGTCACGGTAAAGCCCGGCGCGATGCGCGAGCTGCACTGGCATCCCAATGCCGCCGAGTGGCAGTACTACATCAAGGGCAAGGGCCGCATGACGCTGTTCGCCAACCATTCCGACGCGCGGACGATAGATTTTGCCGCAGGCGACGTCGGCTACATCCCCGTCACGCTGCCGCACTACATCGAGAACACCGGCAGCGATGACCTCGTCTTCCTCGAGATGTTCAAGGCGCCGCACTACGCCGACGTGTCGCTCAACAACTGGCTCGCCGCGATCCCGCCGGAGCTCGTCGCGCAGCACCTCGGGCTCGACAAGGACGTGCTGGCGGCGATCCCGAAGGCCAACAACGGCATCGTGCCGGCCGGCGCCTGA
- a CDS encoding Nitrogen regulatory protein NtrP (ID:RHAL1_03506;~source:Prodigal:2.6) translates to MPDTATASIELEGERQVVRLPEGFRLPGHEVRIRRSGDGLMLEPIKPQPSRQEIEAILARLKRAAAEDGPFMPEGREQPPMPDDDEPNPFDALP, encoded by the coding sequence ATGCCCGATACCGCAACCGCATCGATCGAGCTGGAGGGCGAACGCCAGGTGGTGCGTCTGCCCGAGGGGTTTCGCCTGCCAGGCCATGAGGTGCGTATTCGACGAAGCGGCGACGGCCTGATGCTCGAGCCGATCAAGCCGCAACCCTCCCGGCAGGAGATCGAGGCGATCCTTGCCCGGCTGAAACGTGCGGCCGCCGAGGACGGCCCGTTCATGCCGGAAGGTCGCGAGCAGCCGCCGATGCCGGACGACGACGAGCCGAACCCTTTCGATGCGCTGCCTTGA
- a CDS encoding Transcriptional regulator, MarR family (ID:RHAL1_03510;~source:Prodigal:2.6), with the protein MSAAAELCTCTAIRQAERHIARHYARAFAPFGLTIDQFATMAKLHRLGPATIPGLAECMVMDRAMLHYTLKEPIARGLVAVHRDARDGRCRIVALTEAGTAFFLQAKASWQAVNAQIDAALGDGAPALRELLKAVESLDLRSAAAEDGALAAAE; encoded by the coding sequence ATGAGCGCGGCCGCCGAGCTCTGCACCTGCACCGCGATCCGCCAGGCGGAGCGCCACATCGCCCGCCACTACGCGCGCGCCTTCGCTCCTTTCGGCCTGACGATCGACCAGTTCGCCACGATGGCCAAGCTGCACCGTCTCGGCCCGGCCACGATCCCCGGCCTCGCCGAGTGCATGGTGATGGACCGCGCGATGCTCCACTACACGCTGAAGGAGCCGATCGCCCGCGGCCTCGTCGCCGTCCACCGCGACGCGCGCGACGGCCGCTGCCGCATCGTCGCGCTCACCGAGGCGGGCACGGCGTTCTTCCTGCAGGCCAAGGCCAGCTGGCAGGCCGTCAACGCGCAGATCGACGCCGCGCTCGGCGACGGTGCGCCCGCCTTGCGCGAGCTCCTGAAGGCCGTCGAGAGCCTCGACCTGCGCTCCGCCGCCGCCGAGGACGGCGCCCTCGCTGCGGCCGAGTAG
- a CDS encoding protein of unknown function (ID:RHAL1_03508;~source:Prodigal:2.6) has translation MLTDDDDLTVLCPKCRNKTSRSVGWFKENLTFRCDHCPTTLRYDRDLLRLDIDTAGHMPAAIAGAVTVVDEG, from the coding sequence ATGCTCACGGACGACGACGACCTGACCGTTCTCTGTCCGAAGTGCCGCAACAAGACCTCGCGGTCGGTCGGCTGGTTCAAGGAGAACCTGACCTTCCGCTGCGATCACTGCCCCACCACGCTACGCTACGACCGCGACCTGCTGCGTCTCGACATCGACACCGCCGGCCACATGCCCGCCGCGATCGCCGGCGCCGTCACGGTCGTCGACGAGGGTTGA
- a CDS encoding hypothetical protein (ID:RHAL1_03511;~conserved exported protein of unknown function;~source:Prodigal:2.6), translating into MRPFPRLVSALPALALLTGAALAQEIPADQSCGGLLCDMGVLGHKVAPTPPATAPAAGVPVPPPVAAAGVADAPVAPRARRKPRVARRAPGVTAPPSVSAAASPAVPAPAAQAPSAPVAAPVEAPVAAAPSPPVAAPPPVAAAPPQAAEAADVPPPPPRNGPTFIFQSVDPRFQLGN; encoded by the coding sequence ATGCGTCCCTTCCCTCGGCTCGTCTCCGCGCTGCCGGCGCTGGCGCTGCTCACGGGCGCCGCGCTGGCGCAGGAGATCCCGGCCGACCAGAGCTGCGGCGGCCTGCTCTGCGACATGGGCGTGCTCGGCCACAAGGTCGCGCCGACGCCGCCTGCAACGGCGCCGGCCGCGGGCGTGCCGGTGCCGCCGCCCGTCGCCGCGGCGGGGGTGGCCGACGCGCCGGTGGCCCCGCGGGCGCGCCGCAAGCCGCGGGTCGCGCGCCGGGCGCCGGGCGTCACGGCGCCGCCTAGTGTGTCGGCTGCTGCCTCGCCCGCTGTGCCCGCGCCCGCCGCGCAAGCGCCGTCTGCCCCGGTTGCAGCTCCCGTCGAGGCACCGGTTGCGGCCGCTCCTTCACCGCCGGTAGCAGCTCCCCCGCCTGTCGCGGCTGCGCCGCCGCAAGCAGCCGAGGCCGCCGACGTTCCGCCGCCCCCGCCGCGGAATGGCCCGACGTTCATATTCCAGTCGGTCGATCCGCGCTTCCAGCTCGGAAACTGA